The Jannaschia sp. GRR-S6-38 genomic interval TGGATTCCTCTTCCGGCTCGTCGACCTCGATCTGGGTCTGGTTCGACTCGATCAGGCGCTCGCGCAGGTCATCGGCCTGCTGCGTCTCGTCGGCGATCTCGCGCAGGGCAACGACGGGGTTCTTGTCGTTGTCGCGGTCGACGGTCACGGGGCTGCCGGTGGCGATTTCGCGCGCGCGGTGCGCGGCGAGCATCACCAGCTCGAAAC includes:
- the rpoZ gene encoding DNA-directed RNA polymerase subunit omega, whose amino-acid sequence is MARVTVEDCVDKVPNRFELVMLAAHRAREIATGSPVTVDRDNDKNPVVALREIADETQQADDLRERLIESNQTQIEVDEPEEESMSLLMGVEKDAPAQDDMSEEKLLRALMEAQGQQ